Proteins encoded together in one Planctopirus ephydatiae window:
- a CDS encoding sulfatase — MNNNVVSSIFTRFFLYQSAGLSLLIVSLIHSTMVIAQEAPLQSPPKRLNVLMIAIDDQNDWIEPLGGHPLVKTPHLKALAERGTVFLNAHCQAPLCNPSRTSLLLGLRSTTTGIYGLSPWFRDVPALSGRLTLPQAFHKAGYTTLTTGKIFHGGGGKPKDRLKEFDEWGPAGGVGKRPEKRLIQPPPHPNPLVDWGAFPHLDSEKGDTQITDWAIEKLQQRQIQQSSSTGETKPFLMCVGYFLPHVPCYVTPEWLAMYPDDDSILPLINEEDRKDTPRFSWYLHWRLPEPRLKWLQQYEHWRSLVRSYLASTSYVDAQIGRLLAALEATGEANNTLIVLWSDHGWHLGEKGITGKNTLWERSTRVPLLFAGPGVLTGGKCVEPVELLDIYPTLAQLCQLEAPTDLEGVSLVPQLTNPLAVRQRPAITSHNQGNHAIRTRDHRYIRYADGSEELYDHRVDPHELKNLADDPALSALKKQLKSLLPSIDQPPVPGSKDRVLTFDQKTHRAIWEGEIIELSSPIPE; from the coding sequence ACAATGGTGATTGCTCAGGAAGCCCCGCTCCAATCCCCACCCAAGCGGCTCAATGTCCTGATGATTGCCATTGATGATCAGAATGACTGGATCGAACCGCTGGGTGGACATCCACTGGTCAAAACGCCGCATCTCAAAGCACTTGCGGAGCGAGGTACGGTGTTTTTGAATGCTCATTGCCAGGCCCCTTTATGCAATCCTTCGCGAACGAGTCTTCTCTTGGGCTTGCGGAGCACGACAACGGGTATCTATGGGCTATCTCCCTGGTTTAGAGATGTTCCGGCGCTCTCGGGACGACTCACGTTGCCGCAGGCCTTTCACAAGGCAGGCTATACCACGCTCACCACAGGAAAAATCTTTCATGGAGGTGGCGGTAAGCCCAAAGATCGCCTGAAAGAGTTCGACGAATGGGGCCCAGCGGGAGGTGTCGGGAAACGTCCTGAAAAGCGGCTTATCCAGCCGCCGCCTCATCCCAATCCACTGGTCGATTGGGGTGCCTTTCCTCATCTGGATAGTGAAAAAGGCGATACTCAGATCACCGATTGGGCCATCGAAAAACTGCAGCAGCGGCAAATCCAACAGTCGTCATCAACAGGTGAAACCAAGCCTTTTCTGATGTGTGTGGGGTACTTCCTGCCGCATGTCCCCTGCTACGTGACACCCGAATGGCTGGCGATGTATCCCGATGACGATTCGATTTTGCCGTTGATCAATGAAGAGGATCGAAAGGATACCCCTCGCTTCTCGTGGTATCTGCATTGGCGGCTTCCCGAACCACGACTCAAATGGCTGCAGCAGTATGAGCACTGGAGATCTCTGGTACGTTCGTACCTGGCATCGACATCGTATGTCGATGCCCAGATCGGTCGGCTATTGGCAGCGCTGGAAGCGACAGGCGAGGCAAACAACACATTGATCGTCCTCTGGTCTGATCATGGCTGGCATCTCGGTGAGAAAGGGATCACGGGTAAGAACACGCTCTGGGAACGCTCCACTCGTGTTCCTCTCCTCTTTGCTGGCCCGGGAGTTCTCACAGGTGGAAAATGTGTAGAACCCGTCGAACTGCTCGATATTTACCCCACGCTGGCACAGCTTTGCCAGCTTGAGGCCCCGACTGATCTGGAAGGGGTCTCACTTGTCCCGCAATTGACAAACCCACTCGCTGTTCGCCAGCGACCAGCGATCACGTCACACAACCAAGGCAACCATGCGATCCGCACACGAGATCATCGCTACATTCGGTATGCCGATGGTTCAGAAGAATTGTACGATCACCGCGTTGATCCTCATGAACTCAAGAATCTTGCCGATGATCCAGCACTTTCAGCCCTCAAAAAACAGCTCAAATCATTGCTGCCCTCGATCGATCAACCACCCGTGCCGGGAAGTAAAGACCGGGTTCTCACTTTTGACCAAAAGACGCACCGCGCGATCTGGGAAGGCGAGATCATTGAGCTTTCCTCCCCCATCCCGGAGTAG